From the Temnothorax longispinosus isolate EJ_2023e chromosome 6, Tlon_JGU_v1, whole genome shotgun sequence genome, one window contains:
- the Dredd gene encoding caspase-8 isoform X3: MMSLSVDAIAYHAAETVININILRQIEDDLDIDEKISILFLIIDNYSDGFNNIFKLFETKTENAYVIVDYVKKHPENWKEKILEALCILNNQEVIRKLRVSFNDLNLQYVPKLIFYSRSINTVAKCLYRLCESLNENEQKLLLNNVKSENCNYEPLLDNVDYLELHMLYWIQIGYITISKDKLHNMKKLLKHLKKFKDGRLKIICIELEKLENNLHVVDNCGTLGCMIKSAYDKNYLQLTPPEVSSRTERHHYTRTINSGLCIIINQEHFQKEYEKRCGTKADCITLSKTFKAFGFKVEVLQDLKKSEMLEKIRNISKNHGKKYDCLFLCILSHGYEEQQ, from the exons ATGATGTCATTGTCAGTAGATGCAATTGCATATCATGCAGCAGAAACAGTTATAAacataaacattttaagacagataGAAGATGATCTTGACATAGATGAGAagatttctatattatttttaataatagacaATTATTCGGatggatttaataatattttcaaactttttgaaacaaaaacaGAAAATGCTTACGTAATTGtagattatgtaaaaaaacatcCAGAAAATTGGAAAGAGAAAATCTTAGAGGCATTATGTATTTTGAACAATCAGGAAGTAATAAGGAAATTAAGAGTATCGTTCAATGATTTAAACTTACAGTATGTTCCAAAGCTCATCTTCTATTCAAGAAGTATAAATACAGttgcaaaatgtttatatagaTTATGTGAATCTTTGAATGAAAATGaacaaaaactattattaaataatgttaaatctGAAAACTGTAATTATGAACCATTATTGGATAATGTAGACTATCTTGAATTACATATGCTTTATTGGATACAAATTGgatatataacaatttcaaaag ataaaCTGCATAAtatgaagaaattattaaaacatttaaaaaaatttaaagatggccgtttaaaaataatttgtattgaattggaaaaattagaaaataatctaCATGTTGTTGATAATTGCGGAACTCTTGGATGTATGATAAAATCAGcgtatgataaaaattacttacaatTGACTCCGCCAGAAGTATCATCTCGTACTGAAAGGCATCATTACACAAGGACTATTAATAGTggattatgtattattataaatcaggaacattttcaaaaagaG tATGAAAAACGATGCGGAACAAAGGCAGATTGTATTACTCTatctaaaacatttaaagCTTTTGGATTCAAAGTTGAGGTACTTCAAGATCTGAAAAAAAGCGAAATGttagagaaaataagaaacatttcaaaaaaccaTGGTAAAAAGTATGATTGTTTGTTTCTCTGTATTTTGAGTCATGGATATGAAG aacaaCAATAG
- the Dredd gene encoding caspase-8 isoform X2 — translation MMSLSVDAIAYHAAETVININILRQIEDDLDIDEKISILFLIIDNYSDGFNNIFKLFETKTENAYVIVDYVKKHPENWKEKILEALCILNNQEVIRKLRVSFNDLNLQYVPKLIFYSRSINTVAKCLYRLCESLNENEQKLLLNNVKSENCNYEPLLDNVDYLELHMLYWIQIGYITISKDKLHNMKKLLKHLKKFKDGRLKIICIELEKLENNLHVVDNCGTLGCMIKSAYDKNYLQLTPPEVSSRTERHHYTRTINSGLCIIINQEHFQKEYEKRCGTKADCITLSKTFKAFGFKVEVLQDLKKSEMLEKIRNISKNHGKKYDCLFLCILSHGYEGNGFFLIALS, via the exons ATGATGTCATTGTCAGTAGATGCAATTGCATATCATGCAGCAGAAACAGTTATAAacataaacattttaagacagataGAAGATGATCTTGACATAGATGAGAagatttctatattatttttaataatagacaATTATTCGGatggatttaataatattttcaaactttttgaaacaaaaacaGAAAATGCTTACGTAATTGtagattatgtaaaaaaacatcCAGAAAATTGGAAAGAGAAAATCTTAGAGGCATTATGTATTTTGAACAATCAGGAAGTAATAAGGAAATTAAGAGTATCGTTCAATGATTTAAACTTACAGTATGTTCCAAAGCTCATCTTCTATTCAAGAAGTATAAATACAGttgcaaaatgtttatatagaTTATGTGAATCTTTGAATGAAAATGaacaaaaactattattaaataatgttaaatctGAAAACTGTAATTATGAACCATTATTGGATAATGTAGACTATCTTGAATTACATATGCTTTATTGGATACAAATTGgatatataacaatttcaaaag ataaaCTGCATAAtatgaagaaattattaaaacatttaaaaaaatttaaagatggccgtttaaaaataatttgtattgaattggaaaaattagaaaataatctaCATGTTGTTGATAATTGCGGAACTCTTGGATGTATGATAAAATCAGcgtatgataaaaattacttacaatTGACTCCGCCAGAAGTATCATCTCGTACTGAAAGGCATCATTACACAAGGACTATTAATAGTggattatgtattattataaatcaggaacattttcaaaaagaG tATGAAAAACGATGCGGAACAAAGGCAGATTGTATTACTCTatctaaaacatttaaagCTTTTGGATTCAAAGTTGAGGTACTTCAAGATCTGAAAAAAAGCGAAATGttagagaaaataagaaacatttcaaaaaaccaTGGTAAAAAGTATGATTGTTTGTTTCTCTGTATTTTGAGTCATGGATATGAAG GTAATGGATTCTTCTTGATAGCTTTATCGTAG
- the Tango2 gene encoding transport and Golgi organization protein 2, whose protein sequence is MCILFIYRNPNAAVRSYRLIIASNRDETYKRPASSAHYWEKHPECLGGTDMEPGKEGGTWLALSIKGKAAVILNLNGESITNSSRKGRGSLISNFITSNDSIESYLSTLHKENVNGQPYNPYCLVLFNLNNADVHYLSSIKSTGSKKIYNSDIIGIGNGGLDHSYKKVEVGKEEFKHVVQDADISKQDDLIEKLIHFLKSKKKYLPDDELQRRCPMKYKNLSSIFISGKEYGTRTHSILLIDGSNNVTFVEETLMPDFTWKRQQFQNKLIYDNTY, encoded by the exons ATGTGTATCTTGTTTATTTATCGCAATCCAAACGCTGCTGTTAGATCTTATCGATTAATAATTGCATCAAATCGAGATGAAACATATAAACGTCCTGCATCATCAGCCCACTATTGGGAAAAACATCCTGAATGTTTGGGAG GTACTGACATGGAACCTGGCAAAGAAGGTGGAACTTGGTTAGCTTTATCAATAAAAGGAAAAGCTgctgttattttaaatcttaatgGAGAAAGTATAACCAATTCCTCAAGAAAAGGTCGTGGTTCTTTGATaagcaattttattacttCTAATGATTCTATAGAATCATACTTAAGTACCTTACACAAGGAAAATGTTAATGGACAACCATACAATCCTTATTGTTTggttttattcaatttaaa caatgcTGACGTACATTATCTGAGTAGTATAAAATCTACTggatctaaaaaaatttataacagtgATATTATAGGTATTGGAAATGGTGGATTAGATcattcttataaaaaagtgGAAGTAGGAAAGGAAGAATTCAAGCATGTTGTACAAGATGCAGATATATCAAAACAAGATGATCTAATTGAAAAgcttattcattttttaaaatcaaaaaaaaa atatCTACCAGATGACGAATTACAAAGAAGATGTccaatgaaatataaaaatcttagttcaatttttatttctggaaAAGAATATGGTACAAGGACacattctatattattaattgatggTTCAAACAATGTAACATTTGTTGAAGAAACTCTTATGCCTGATTTTACATGGAAACGGcaacaatttcaaaataaattgatatatgacaatacttattaa
- the Fancd2 gene encoding Fanconi anemia group D2 protein: MDKRKLTKSNLHKEVQPINLINQSLEKINSGNKQMSSHSTNIITQEKSGLFCEEKLSDIRSSTLRSLNISREKNNFSIKSKKKSFCESENDVSEMDDLVVASKVLKAKTSMSKQLNNQANTSFMSSQQENIHLSRNSVSTTNKSLDTANPSVEKSVAQKHKIANLNLEETSDNLDLSNNEYNVIKMKRSKTTFDRNTKHITQDNISSSRKICYKSPIKTVTKPYSSQKNKQDKSKEFQLCAESEKNKINNKELKKHIINNEEHLSEKQNFYVPSVFSNFLQKCGIVLSTDGIYTLNVPPSIVKWKMKKVLNLKQYQKIYIIDSIEEHIRNEENFEKMLKDVEISTDNGFGVLSKMTFARILLEVTEIQTDVYNIFMSKLNESILLADTLEEVPWAALLLHQFRFLDTITDIDILTTNIQQLLETCPLWFQHELILFLPDVLSDAQHQTIAEILTKMLEENCELTNVILNCIASFNLGKEYLEEYKIKVLQLLKTNMKIELVPIVIRFLLNDCVSSDIVKQMLFVLRNIEMQPLAGDKAENCYKNQVQIIKTLKICMLLAKDVTDVAITVIKDINKNPKPLDLIILIVIFSGTIRQKNAEALLKQNIRCGFYRISLLHTLYNDYKEVVRELQSSILQLAGKLLKSEERVFIIFAIEWFRLQFLSQKEMPFKQREIVKNTILLMGNNDQTMKHALNVLCKMAENSTERGCLVSHCNHLRILLEKIDCFGLEEVGILSDLLHGLCLADDSTSESLRDDLFILLQKQLSSAKPITKCKGVMGAVMAIKHLAEKAETCDQALKLFNKVMKSVKSCCKSQPLFYDQLAQIIERTELINIDFVQKISNCIEDEFVNTYMTDKFESREDLVPKFGLNNAEDEPQNCVLNFGNKKNGPVASILFRLLKTCCMRLSEYEELEAIDALLGCGMLMPQNFDIPESSTLDLIICGINWLREIISGFVTQTDPLLRKQVLKRLDTLIYLQSELIMLLTLCDTKYQPPPCYFHYFPLPPFVKIEKKNSKKGKKSIKENKMNASVTIENESWETGSILCSKNPAYFRKFDAKIAYLLDVKIDVQSSQSETQGISIKQVCFLVRELLTIFENEPSECFVKDLIHLLPKICSKLDDVVSRLRQDDNCNFRKGAILLLHLLTSIFNWKGFSSVTYNTLLREGLRTLARQVNEENALLRSCKELVAESYKYFESLLDIATEIALANVLVNMCQSLMKHSETYVQEYKGKHAKLAYEFLCSEWPEDKHTGPQYKLSVIQLLNNWMDNEPSPLKAVTSILKWLPDEVYNFENVQSSLTRIPSVKKYIFHLLYKKLFDGLIKGINIALLAVNSDPKRIKVWHNITSNVQKLVQICKTLQTKPTIRLFLRYMPLLIKQFLNTGMPILEHNLKYQTDDVTSILKMMQNGTRYLHAICCDCTEKKNLPLFKYVPAAKSIAEKFIYRVKGMLVLNDSAAAFWMGNLVNKNLDGREILSQTSSEETPLLDMNKNLEELVNASSEILDSDLGEKPIEETEDENEDIDDL; encoded by the exons ATGGATAAGAGAAAATTGACAAAAAGTAACTTGCACAAAGAAGTACAACCAATTAATCTTATTAATCAATCGTTAGAGAAAATAAACTCTGGCAATAAACAAATGAGTTCCCACAGCACTAATATTATAACACAGGAAAAGAGTGGTTTATTTTGTGAAGAAAAATTGTCAGATATCAGATCGTCAACGTTAAGATCCTTAAATATTTCGAGAGAAAAGAACAATTTCtctattaaaagtaaaaaaaaaagtttttgtgAATCTGAGAATGATGTGTCAGAAATGGATGATTTAGTTGTTGCCTCTAAAGTATTGAAAGCTAAGACATCAATGTCAAAACAGCTTAATAACCAAGCAAATACATCTTTTATGTCAAGTCAACAAGagaatatacatttatcaAGAAATAGTGTATCAACAACAAATAAGTCCTTGGATACTGCTAATCCATCTGTGGAAAAATCAGTTGCACAGAAGcataaaattgcaaatctTAATTTAGAAGAAACTTCAGATAATCTTGATCTTTCAAACAATGAATATAACGTTATAAAGATGAAAAGGAGCAAAACTACATTTGATAGAAATACAAAGCATATTACCCAAGATAATATCAGTTCTTCTAGGAAAATATGTTACAAATCACCTATTAAAACAGTTACTAAACCTTATAGTTCtcagaaaaataaacaagataAATCTAAGGAATTTCAATTATGCGCAGAatcagagaaaaataaaattaataataaggaattaaagaaacatataattaataatgaagaaCATCTTTCAGAAAAGCAAAATTTCTATGTACCATCtgttttttctaattttttacagaaatgtGGTATTGTACTATCAACTGATGGCATATATACACTTA acgTTCCTCCATCCATTGTCAAatggaaaatgaaaaaagtattgaatttaaagcaatatcaaaaaatatatataattgattccATAGAGGAGCATAttagaaatgaagaaaattttgaaaaaatgttgaaggaTGTGGAAATATCTACTGATAATGGTTTTGGTGTTCTAAGCAAAATGACTTTTGCAAGAATTCTATTAGAAGTTACAGAAATTCAAACAGacgtatataatatctttatgtCTAAACTTAATGAATCTATTCTTTTAGC AGACACTTTAGAAGAAGTTCCTTGGGCTGCATTACTATTACATCAATTTCGCTTTTTGGATACTATAActgatattgatatattaactACAAATATACAACAGCTATTAGAAACGTGTCCATTGTGGTTTCAACATGAACTCATCTTATTTCTGCCTGACGTTTTGTCAGATGCTCAGCATCAGACTATCGCTGAAATTCTAACAAAAATGTTAGAGGAAAATTGCGAATTGACGaatgtaattttgaattgTATTGCCAGTTTTAATCTTGGCAAGGAATACTtggaagaatataaaattaaagtattacAATTGTTAAAAACGAATATGAAAATAGAACTTGTACCAATTGTCATCag ATTTCTTCTCAATGATTGTGTATCTTCTGATATTGTTAAACAAATGTTGTTTGTATTACGTAATATAGAAATGCAACCGCTTGCGGGAGATAAAGCTGAAAACtgttataaaaatcaagtacagataattaaaacgttaaagATATGTATGTTACTGGCTAAAGATGTAACAGATGTCGCAATAACAgtgataaaagatattaataaaaatccaaaaccattagatttaataattttgatcgtaaTATTCTCTGGGACAATAAGGCAAAAAAATGCAGAAGCTTTATTGAAGCAAAATATACGTTGTGGTTTTTACAGGATAAGTTTGCTTCATACACTTTACAATGATTATAAAGAg gTTGTTCGAGAATTACAATCGTCAATATTGCAATTAGCGGGTAAACTGTTGAAGTCTGAAGAACgtgtgtttattatttttgcaatagaATGGTTTCGATTACAGTTTCTCAGTCAAAAAGAAATGCCGTTTAAGCAACGTgagattgtaaaaaatactattcTTCTTATGGGAAATAATGATCAAACTATGAAACATGCACTGAATGTACTTTGCAAAATGGCAGAGAATTCAACAGAAAGAGGTTGTTTAGTATCACACTGCAATCATTTGAGAATTTTACTAGAAAAAATAGATTGCTTTGGATTAGAAGAAGTTGGCATTTTAAGTGATTTATTGCATGGATTATGTCTAGCTGATGACTCTACCTCAGAATCTTTACGggatgatttatttatattgttacaaaaacAATTATCTAGTGCAAAACCCAT tacaAAATGTAAAGGTGTCATGGGAGCAGTAATGGCAATAAAACATTTGGCAGAGAAAGCTGAAACATGTGATCAAGCTCTCAAATTATTCA ATAAGGTAATGAAGAGCGTAAAAAGTTGTTGTAAATCGCAGCCTCTGTTTTATGACCAACTAGCACAAATAATTGAACGAACTGAACTCATTAACATTGATTTTGTCCAAAAAATTAGTAACTGTATTGAAGATGAGTTTGTGAATACGTACATGACAGATAAATTCGAATCCAG GGAAGATCTAGTACCCAAATTTGGTCTAAATAATGCAGAAGACGAACCACAAAACTGTGTattaaattttggaaataaaaaaaacggtCCAGTTGCATCGATACTATTTCGACTTCTTAAGACATGTTGTATGAGGCTCAGTGAATATGAAGAATTAGAGGCCATAGATGCTCTTTTGGGATGCGGAATGTTAATGCCACAAAACTTTGATATACCAGAATCCTCAACATTAGATCTTATTATATGTGGTATTAATTG GCTTAGAGAAATAATCTCGGGCTTTGTCACGCAAACGGATCCTTTACTGCGAAAACAAGTACTAAAACGTTTAGATACTTTGATATATTTGCAAAGTGAATTGATTATGCTGTTAACATTATGTGACACTAAATACCAACCACCACCATGTTACTTCCATTATTTTCCGTTGCCGCcgtttgtaaaaattgaaaaaaaaaatagtaaaaagggaaagaaatctataaaggaaaataaaatgaatgcTTCTGTGACAATAGAGAATGAATCCTGGGAAACAGGTTCTATATTATGCTCTAAAAACCCAgcatatttcagaaaatttgaCGCAAAG ATAGCCTACCTTTTGGACGTTAAAATAGATGTACAGTCATCACAATCTGAAACACAAGGCATATCAATAAAACAAGTGTGTTTCCTTGTAAGAGAACTTTTGACAATATTCGAAAATGAACCTTCTGAGTGTTTTGTCAAAGATTTAATCCATTTATTACCAAAGATCTGCTCAAAATTGGATGACGTTGTCAGCAGATTAAGACAAGATGACAATTGCAATTTTCGAAAAGgcgcaatattattattgcaccTTCTCACTAGCATTTTTAATTGGAAAGGATTTTCGAGTGTAACATACAATACATTGCTACGTG aGGGATTACGTACTTTGGCTAGACAAGTCAATGAAGAAAATGCATTATTGCGGTCTTGTAAGGAACTCGTTGCAGAatcatacaaatattttgaatcATTGTTAGATATTGCTACCGAAATAGCATTAGCTAATGTTCTTGTCAACATGTGTCAATCATTAATGAAACATTCTGAGACTTATGTCCAAGAGTATAAGGGTAAACATG CAAAATTAGCGTATGAATTTCTTTGCTCGGAATGGCCTGAGGATAAGCATACTGGTCCTCAATATAAGTTATCTGTTATTCAGTTATTAAATAACTGGATGGATAATGAACCATCGCCTCTAAAGGCAGTGACGTCAATTTTGAAATGGTTACCAGATGAAGtctacaattttgaaaatgttcaAAGTTCCTTAACAAGAATACCTtctgtgaaaaaatatatttttcacttgttatataaaaaactatttgaCGGTTTAATTAAAGGTATTAATATAGCATTATTAGCGGTCAACTc agATCCAAAAAGAATAAAGGTATGGCACAATATTACTTCAAATGTTCAAAAACTTGTGCAAATTTGTAAAACGTTGCAAACAAAACCTACTATACGACTATTTTTACGATACATGCCActgttaataaaacaatttctaaatACTGGTATGCCAATACTTGAACATAATCTGAAGTATCAAACAGACGACGTAACTAGTATTCTAAAAATGATGCAAA ATGGTACGCGATACTTACATGCTATATGTTGCGACTGCacagaaaagaagaatttacCATTGTTTAAATATGTGCCTGCAGCGAAATCTATAGCAGAGAAATTCATTTATAGAGTCAAAGGGATGTTGGTCCTTAATGATAGTGCAGCAGCATTTTGGATGGGAAATCTTGTCAATAAGAATTTAGATGGTCGTGAAATTCTTTCACag aCATCATCAGAGGAAACTCCTTTACTAGACATGAATAAAAACTTGGAAGAATTAGTAAATGCATCATCTGAAATTTTGGATTCTGATTTAGGCGAAAAGCCAATAGAAGAGACAGAAGATGAAAATGAAGACATAGATGATTTGTAA
- the E(r) gene encoding enhancer of rudimentary homolog translates to MSHTILLVQPGDRPETRTYSDYESINECMEGVCKIYEEHLKRRNPNTPTITYDISQLFDFVDQLTDLSCLVYQKSTNTYAPYNKDWIKEKIYVLLRRAAGHGE, encoded by the exons atg tCTCATACAATACTACTAGTACAACCTGGTGACAGACCTGAAACAAGAACATATTCTGATTATGAAAGCATTAATGAATGCATGGAAg gtgtttgtaaaatttatgaagaaCATCTGAAGAGACGAAATCCAAACACTCCAACTATCACTTATGACATTAGTCAATTATTTGATTTCGTTGATCAGTTGACGGATTTATCCTGTCTTGTGTATCAAAAATCAACAAATACCTATGCTCCCTATAATAAGGATTGGATCAAGGAAAAGATATATGTACTACTGCGTAGAGCTGCAGGACATGGAGAATAA